The Microlunatus antarcticus genome window below encodes:
- a CDS encoding 3-oxoacyl-ACP synthase III has protein sequence MTGNASYRLKDTAVLSVCAVEAPEVVTSAELDERLMRTYERTGMKPGMVEQLAGVTERRWWPEDVTFVDAAAMAGAKALAEAGVDPSQVGLLINTSVCRTGIEPANAVGVHDQLGLSTSCLNFDVTNACLGFLNGIQLAGSLIDAGQVDYALLVDAEGMRGLQGDTVERLAGDDATAEDLKLQFATLTLGSGAAAMVLGRASEHSEGHRVTGGVSRSGSQHKDLCIGSMSLMTTDSRALFNAGIELAGQTWHDAIAEGWDWADADWFVAHQTSVVHLKALAQVIGAEVEQLPMTVPTFGNLASAAVPFTLAKQVPLLKPGQQVVLLGIGSGLNTSFAEIIW, from the coding sequence ATGACAGGCAACGCGAGCTACCGGTTGAAGGACACCGCGGTGCTGTCCGTGTGCGCCGTCGAGGCGCCCGAGGTGGTGACGTCGGCGGAGCTCGACGAGCGCTTGATGCGGACGTACGAGCGCACGGGGATGAAGCCGGGCATGGTCGAGCAGCTCGCCGGGGTGACCGAGCGGCGCTGGTGGCCCGAGGACGTGACGTTCGTCGACGCGGCCGCGATGGCCGGGGCGAAGGCGCTGGCCGAGGCCGGGGTCGACCCGTCGCAGGTCGGGCTGCTGATCAACACCTCCGTGTGCCGGACCGGCATCGAGCCGGCGAACGCGGTCGGCGTGCACGACCAGCTCGGCCTCTCGACGAGCTGCCTCAACTTCGACGTCACGAACGCCTGCCTCGGCTTCCTCAACGGCATCCAGCTCGCGGGCTCGCTCATCGACGCCGGGCAGGTCGACTACGCGCTGCTCGTCGACGCCGAGGGCATGCGTGGCCTGCAGGGCGACACCGTCGAGCGCCTCGCCGGGGACGACGCCACCGCCGAGGACCTCAAGCTGCAGTTCGCGACGCTGACGCTCGGCTCCGGTGCGGCCGCCATGGTGCTCGGCCGGGCGAGCGAGCACTCCGAGGGCCACCGGGTGACCGGCGGCGTCAGCCGTTCGGGCAGCCAGCACAAGGACCTCTGCATCGGCAGCATGTCGCTGATGACCACCGACTCCCGCGCGCTCTTCAACGCCGGCATCGAGCTCGCCGGGCAGACCTGGCACGACGCGATCGCCGAGGGCTGGGACTGGGCGGACGCCGACTGGTTCGTCGCGCACCAGACCTCCGTGGTCCACCTCAAGGCGCTGGCCCAGGTCATCGGTGCGGAGGTCGAGCAGCTGCCGATGACCGTGCCGACGTTCGGCAACCTGGCCTCGGCCGCGGTGCCCTTCACGCTCGCCAAGCAGGTCCCGCTGCTCAAGCCGGGCCAGCAGGTGGTGCTGCTCGGCATCGGGTCGGGCCTCAACACGTCCTTCGCCGAGATCATCTGGTGA
- a CDS encoding WhiB family transcriptional regulator: protein MKSVSPLNPDEPRRGRIPAGGGESWHADWRAEAACVGENLDIFFPLGDQATHHALSNQAKQVCARCPVMTTCRAWALRTSPEFGIFGGLTAHERRLVREGRWNGQDDRRATRDDTAA from the coding sequence GTGAAGTCCGTCTCCCCGCTCAACCCCGACGAGCCCCGCCGCGGCCGCATCCCGGCCGGCGGTGGCGAGAGCTGGCACGCGGACTGGCGGGCCGAGGCCGCCTGCGTCGGCGAGAACCTCGACATCTTCTTCCCCCTCGGTGACCAGGCCACCCACCACGCGCTCAGCAACCAGGCCAAGCAGGTCTGCGCCCGCTGCCCCGTGATGACCACCTGCCGCGCCTGGGCCCTCCGCACGAGCCCCGAGTTCGGCATCTTCGGCGGCCTCACCGCCCACGAGCGCCGCCTCGTCCGCGAGGGCCGCTGGAACGGCCAGGACGACCGCCGCGCCACCCGCGACGACACCGCCGCCTGA
- a CDS encoding DUF4235 domain-containing protein, translating into MVNAARLAYRPVGLISGLAAGAVAGAIFKQVWKRVARQDDAPDALQAEYTLARVVIAATIQGAIFAAVKALVDRLGAQGFQKLTGEWPGD; encoded by the coding sequence ATGGTGAACGCAGCACGGCTGGCCTACCGCCCCGTGGGGCTCATCTCCGGCCTCGCGGCCGGCGCGGTGGCCGGCGCGATCTTCAAGCAGGTCTGGAAGCGCGTCGCCCGTCAGGACGACGCCCCCGACGCCCTGCAGGCCGAGTACACCCTGGCCCGCGTGGTCATCGCGGCGACCATCCAGGGCGCGATCTTCGCGGCCGTCAAGGCGCTCGTCGACCGCCTCGGCGCCCAGGGGTTCCAGAAGCTGACGGGGGAGTGGCCGGGGGACTAG
- a CDS encoding DUF3618 domain-containing protein, with the protein MSDSTPSTDEKQPAEKQTADEIQANIEATRDRLAANVDALSEKLDVKAHAQEAVHDAGAKVQDAVADARESVASAAGSAAAQSRTLVDKFRALPLAAQAAIGAGAAALVVTLIVRSARS; encoded by the coding sequence ATGAGCGACAGCACCCCCAGCACGGACGAGAAGCAGCCGGCCGAGAAGCAGACGGCCGACGAGATCCAGGCCAACATCGAGGCCACCCGCGACCGCCTGGCCGCCAACGTCGACGCGCTGAGCGAGAAGCTCGACGTGAAGGCGCACGCCCAGGAGGCCGTGCACGACGCGGGCGCGAAGGTCCAGGACGCCGTCGCCGACGCGCGCGAGTCGGTGGCCTCGGCCGCCGGTTCGGCCGCGGCGCAGTCCCGTACGCTCGTGGACAAGTTCAGGGCGCTCCCGCTGGCCGCCCAGGCCGCCATCGGCGCCGGGGCAGCGGCGCTGGTCGTCACGTTGATCGTCCGTAGCGCTCGCTCGTGA